A portion of the Epinephelus moara isolate mb chromosome 4, YSFRI_EMoa_1.0, whole genome shotgun sequence genome contains these proteins:
- the mrnip gene encoding MRN complex-interacting protein has translation MVQEFHVVRCFTCQSFQVQQVKKVNKWSCKLCGVKQSLLKEFGRGSGADCRRHVQKLNAMRGARMEEQEQHAWSLWEQVEAEGECEEEYDQVSQTQVSRWSKYLDTPEEAEPEEEEESVLMDRQQLHGINMTNRKRKRREGWTDEGGKHSWTPEQPHCSSMKKPVRSSATNTSPNPTSLNHPRENHTRTTSLNSPSLNHTRSTSLNHPRENHTRSTSLNHPRESHTRTTSLNSPSLNHTRSTSLNHPRESHTRTISLNSPSLNHTSPSRKKSINPPSVSTGPVSRWAQFLSSDCQVEEEPSASGWSQTVVGAAPLSCNNTINEAPPFTRPRPLLPASSMFESGDDFSFDEF, from the exons ATGGTTCAGGAGTTTCATGTCGTCAGGTGTTTCACCTGTCAGAGCTTCCAAGTGCAACAG GTGAAGAAGGTGAACAAGTGGAGCTGTAAACTGTGTGGAGTCAAACAGTCGCTGCTGAAG GAGTTTGGGCGGGGCTCCGGGGCCGACTGCAGACGTCATGTGCAGAAACTGAACGCCATGAGAGGAGCCAGGATGGAGGAGCAGGAGCAACACGCCTGGTCGCTATG GGAGCAGGTGGAGGCAGAAGGAGAGTGTGAGGAGGAGTACGACCag GTGAGCCAGACTCAGGTGAGCCGCTGGAGCAAGTACCTGGACACACCTGAAGAGGCGGAgccagaagaggaagaggagagtgtTTTGATGGACAGGCAGCAGCTCCATGGCATCAACATGACTAACAG gaagagaaagagaagagaaggatGGACAGATGAAGGAGGAAAGCACAGCTGGACACCTGAACAG ccaCACTGTTCCAGTATGAAGAAACCTGTGAGATCTTCAGCCACAAACACCAGTCCAAACCCCACTAGTCTGAACCACCCAAGAGAAAACCACACCAGAACTACCAGTCTGAACTCCCCCAGTCTGAACCACACCAGATCTACCAGTCTGAACCACCCAAGAGAAAACCACACCAGATCTACCAGTCTGAACCACCCAAGAGAAAGCCACACCAGAACTACCAGTCTGAACTCCCCCAGTCTGAACCACACCAGATCTACCAGTCTGAACCACCCAAGAGAAAGCCACACCAGAACTATCAGTCTGAACTCCCCCAGTCTGAACCACACCAGTCCTTCCAGGAAGAAGAGCATTAATCCTCCCAGTGTGAGTACTGGTCCTGTGTCCAGGTGGGCTCAATTCCTCAGTTCTGACTGTCAGGTAGAGGAGGAGCCTTCAGCCAGTGGGTGGAGTCAGACAGTGGTTGGGGCTGCCCCTCTGTCCTGTAACAACACTATCAATGAGGCCCCACCCTTTACCAGGCCCCGCCCCCTACTTCCTGCGTCCTCCATGTTTGAGAGTGGCGACGACTTCAGCTTTGATGAGTTCTAA
- the sqstm1 gene encoding sequestosome-1 isoform X1, whose amino-acid sequence MSVTVKAYLLGKDESVKEVRRFAVDQEVSCSFEYLSKKTGSVFSNLKNFNMYYKDEDGDMVAFSSDDELMMGLGCMKDATFRLYIKEKKEHRRDFPLHAFPPFAFGHPPPPGPPPHMGPPPHMGPPPVHSGVTCDGCEGPVVGTRFKCSVCPNYDLCSTCQARGTHTEHALLPIWHPMQQQWFPRGKWMKWMRHCMWNLNQNQNGSPAQNQDQDQDVDQDQEQPGPSRPAADCSAPSASQANVDFLKNIGEGVAAMLSPLGIDVDIDVEHEGQRTKVTPPSQSGGVEGEVGRANNESRASSEGGASSEGGASSEGGASSEGSKVCRESDEEWTHLSPREVDPSTGELQSLQPGDIDQDQDQDQGPPSGQQGPPSGPQGPPSGPQGPPSVQQGPTGLREAALYPHLPQEADPRLVESLSHMLSMGFTDEGGWLTRLLQAKNFDIGAALDAIQYAKQPRPHQP is encoded by the exons ATGTCGGTGACGGTGAAAGCTTACCTGTTGGGGAAGGATGAGTCGGTGAAAGAGGTCCGGAGGTTCGCGGTGGATCAAGAGGTCTCGTGCAGCTTCGAGTACCTGAGCAAGAAGACCGGAAGTGTCTTCAGCAACCTCAAGAACTTCAACATGTACTACAAAG ATGAAGATGGAGACATGGTGGCGTTCTCCTCTGATGATGAACTGATGATGGGTCTGGGCTGTATGAAGGACGCCACCTTCCGCCTCTACATCAAAG AGAAGAAGGAGCACCGCCGTGACTTCCCTCTTCACGCCTTCCCTCCCTTCGCCTTtggccaccctcctcctccaggcCCGCCCCCTCACATGGGCCCACCCCCTCACATGGGCCCACCCCCTGTGCACAGCGGTGTCACCTGTGACGGCTGTGAGGGTCCCGTGGTGGGCACTCGCTTCAAGTGCTCAGTGTGTCCCAACTATGATCTGTGCTCCACCTGCCAGGCTCGAGGGACGCACACTGAGCACGCTCTGCTGCCCATCTGGCACCCCATGCAG CAGCAGTGGTTCCCTCGGGGGAAGTGGATGAAGTGGATGAGACACTGCATGTGGAACCTGAACCAGAACCAGAACGGGAGCCCTGCTCAGAACCAGGATCAGGACCAGGATGTGGATCAGGACCAGGAGCAGCCTGGACCCTCCAGACCTGCTGCTGACTGCAGCGCCCCCTCTG CCTCACAGGCCAATGTGGACTTCCTGAAGAACATTGGGGAGGGCGTGGCGGCCATGTTGAGCCCACTGG GTATCGATGTGGACATTGACGTGGAGCACGAGGGCCAGAGGACGAAGGTGACCCCTCCCTCTCAGAGCGGGGGGGTGGAAGGAGAGGTGGGCCGAGCCAATAATGAGAGCAGAGCCAGCAGCGAGGGCGGAGCCAGTAGTGAGGGCGGGGCCAGTAGTGAGGGCGGAGCCAGCAgcgaggggtcaaag GTGTGCAGAGAGTCTGATGAGGAGTGGACTCACCTGAGTCCCAGAGAGGTCGACCCCTCCACCGGAGAGCTGCAGTCCCTCCAGCCTGGGGACATtgaccaggaccaggaccaggaccaagGTCCTCCATCGGGACAACAGGGTCCTCCATCGGGACCACAGGGTCCTCCATCGGGACCACAGGGACCCCCATCGGTCCAACAGGGTCCAACAGGTCTGAGGGAGGCAGCACTGTACCCTCACCTGCCTCAAG AGGCGGACCCTCGTCTGGTGGAGTCTCTGTCTCACATGCTGTCGATGGGTTTCACTGACGAAGGCGGCTGGTTGACTCGTCTCCTTCAGGCCAAGAATTTCGACATTGGTGCGGCGCTCGACGCCATCCAGTACGCCAAACAGCCCCGCCCACACCAGCCATGA
- the rnf4 gene encoding RING finger protein 4 yields the protein MSSSVQRKRRTTGSPLVSRPSTKTSRGTNTRRTASRAASRTADGDPDPDPPTETVDVMDNAEDSVEEVVDLTCEGSEAAVVDLTNNDSVLLVDEGPQNRRVTTGESYVVSSDEDDDMPSVLNAAMMSSVHSNSSSRSTPGTISCPVCLDSYSEIVESGRLVVSTKCGHVFCSQCLRDALKSSHTCPTCRKRLTPRQYHPLYI from the exons ATGAGCAGCTCT gttcagaggaagaggaggaccaCAGGAAGTCCTCTGGTGTCCAGACCCAGCACCAAGACCAGCAGAGGGACAAACACTCGGAGGACGGCCAGCAGAGCAGCGAGCAGGACGGCTGATGGTGACCCTGACCCCGACCCCCCCACAGAGACTGTCGACGTGATGGACAACGCAGAGGACA gtgtggaggaggtggtggatcTGACCTGTGAGGGCTCAGAGGCTGCCGTGGTCGACCTGACCAACAACGACTCAGTGCTG CTGGTGGACGAAG GTCCTCAGAACAGGAGAGTCACAACAGGAGAGAGTTATGTcgtcagcagtgatgaagaTGACGACATGCCCTCTGTCCTCAACGCTGCAATGATGTCCTCTGTACACAGCAACAGCTCCTCCAG gtcgACCCCGGGGACGATCAGCTGTCCCGTGTGTCTGGACTCGTACTCTGAG ATCGTCGAGAGCGGCCGATTGGTTGTTTCCACTAAATGTGGTCACGTGTTCTGCAGCCAGTGTCTGAGAGACGCTCTGAAGTCATCACACACCTGTCCCACCTGCAGGAAGAGACTGACCCCCCGCCAGTACCACCCTCTCTACATCTGA
- the sqstm1 gene encoding sequestosome-1 isoform X2 yields MSVTVKAYLLGKDESVKEVRRFAVDQEVSCSFEYLSKKTGSVFSNLKNFNMYYKDEDGDMVAFSSDDELMMGLGCMKDATFRLYIKEKKEHRRDFPLHAFPPFAFGHPPPPGPPPHMGPPPHMGPPPVHSGVTCDGCEGPVVGTRFKCSVCPNYDLCSTCQARGTHTEHALLPIWHPMQQWFPRGKWMKWMRHCMWNLNQNQNGSPAQNQDQDQDVDQDQEQPGPSRPAADCSAPSASQANVDFLKNIGEGVAAMLSPLGIDVDIDVEHEGQRTKVTPPSQSGGVEGEVGRANNESRASSEGGASSEGGASSEGGASSEGSKVCRESDEEWTHLSPREVDPSTGELQSLQPGDIDQDQDQDQGPPSGQQGPPSGPQGPPSGPQGPPSVQQGPTGLREAALYPHLPQEADPRLVESLSHMLSMGFTDEGGWLTRLLQAKNFDIGAALDAIQYAKQPRPHQP; encoded by the exons ATGTCGGTGACGGTGAAAGCTTACCTGTTGGGGAAGGATGAGTCGGTGAAAGAGGTCCGGAGGTTCGCGGTGGATCAAGAGGTCTCGTGCAGCTTCGAGTACCTGAGCAAGAAGACCGGAAGTGTCTTCAGCAACCTCAAGAACTTCAACATGTACTACAAAG ATGAAGATGGAGACATGGTGGCGTTCTCCTCTGATGATGAACTGATGATGGGTCTGGGCTGTATGAAGGACGCCACCTTCCGCCTCTACATCAAAG AGAAGAAGGAGCACCGCCGTGACTTCCCTCTTCACGCCTTCCCTCCCTTCGCCTTtggccaccctcctcctccaggcCCGCCCCCTCACATGGGCCCACCCCCTCACATGGGCCCACCCCCTGTGCACAGCGGTGTCACCTGTGACGGCTGTGAGGGTCCCGTGGTGGGCACTCGCTTCAAGTGCTCAGTGTGTCCCAACTATGATCTGTGCTCCACCTGCCAGGCTCGAGGGACGCACACTGAGCACGCTCTGCTGCCCATCTGGCACCCCATGCAG CAGTGGTTCCCTCGGGGGAAGTGGATGAAGTGGATGAGACACTGCATGTGGAACCTGAACCAGAACCAGAACGGGAGCCCTGCTCAGAACCAGGATCAGGACCAGGATGTGGATCAGGACCAGGAGCAGCCTGGACCCTCCAGACCTGCTGCTGACTGCAGCGCCCCCTCTG CCTCACAGGCCAATGTGGACTTCCTGAAGAACATTGGGGAGGGCGTGGCGGCCATGTTGAGCCCACTGG GTATCGATGTGGACATTGACGTGGAGCACGAGGGCCAGAGGACGAAGGTGACCCCTCCCTCTCAGAGCGGGGGGGTGGAAGGAGAGGTGGGCCGAGCCAATAATGAGAGCAGAGCCAGCAGCGAGGGCGGAGCCAGTAGTGAGGGCGGGGCCAGTAGTGAGGGCGGAGCCAGCAgcgaggggtcaaag GTGTGCAGAGAGTCTGATGAGGAGTGGACTCACCTGAGTCCCAGAGAGGTCGACCCCTCCACCGGAGAGCTGCAGTCCCTCCAGCCTGGGGACATtgaccaggaccaggaccaggaccaagGTCCTCCATCGGGACAACAGGGTCCTCCATCGGGACCACAGGGTCCTCCATCGGGACCACAGGGACCCCCATCGGTCCAACAGGGTCCAACAGGTCTGAGGGAGGCAGCACTGTACCCTCACCTGCCTCAAG AGGCGGACCCTCGTCTGGTGGAGTCTCTGTCTCACATGCTGTCGATGGGTTTCACTGACGAAGGCGGCTGGTTGACTCGTCTCCTTCAGGCCAAGAATTTCGACATTGGTGCGGCGCTCGACGCCATCCAGTACGCCAAACAGCCCCGCCCACACCAGCCATGA